A single window of Neurospora crassa OR74A linkage group VII, whole genome shotgun sequence DNA harbors:
- a CDS encoding general amino-acid permease GAP1, which produces MAGFDQDIELSAYSHSHGLGISGNGRSGRQRSIAEASSFTLGGASPSPRTKSFADVSPGGSHGRSKSIAAASDGAGGGFHGTMSRFVDSFRRGDGTINKNLDLDDDNNTSSHGYSSHSISRGHGGTRYYDLRPGTGKINTPSSLLARELKGRHLQMIAIGGSIGTGLFVASGKTLSDGGPASVLIAYLIIGVMLFCTIQALGELAVIFPVAGSFSAFSTRFLDPSWGFAMGWNYALQWIGVLPLEVLAGAMTIGYWNKEINKAIFVTIFLVIIFVINLFGAKGYGEAEFIFAIIKVTAVVGFILLGIVINIGGTPTEGYIGGKYWEDPGAFHNGFKGLCSVFVTAAFAFAGTELVGLAAAETANPRKSLPTAIKQVFWRISLFYIVSMTLVGLLVPYNEPRLLNAQNIADASASPFVIAIESAGATVLPSVMNGVILISVISVGNSAVYGSSRTLAALAELGQAPAILAYVDRRGRPIVAILVTMAVGLLAYLGDVPSQKNIFDWLLAISGLSSILTWASTCLAHIRLRKAWAYNHRSVQDIAFKAQGGVIGSWIGFVLNVLVLVTQIWVSIDPLHQGDTPLTTKERVRSFFVSCLAIPVVLICTIVHKWYYKTKWVRIEDMDVDTGRRDFGRLGIIKAQEKEERMGWPRWKRVYRFMC; this is translated from the exons ATGGCTGGATTCGATCAGGATATCGAGCTCAGTGCTTACTCACACTCTCACGGACTTGGAATCAGTGGTAATGGTCGCAGTGGTCGACAGCGCAGCATAGCCGAGGCAAGCAGCTTCACCCTCGGCGGCgcctccccttctccccgGACCAAGTCCTTTGCCGATGTCTCACCTGGCGGCAGCCATGGCCGCTCGAAATCCATTGCTGCTGCTAGTGACGGCGCCGGTGGAGGCTTCCACGGTACCATGAGTCGCTTCGTGGACTCCTTCCGCCGCGGCGACGGCACCATCAACAAAAATCTCGACttggacgacgacaacaataCCAGCTCACATGGGTACTCTTCCCACAGCATCTCGCGCGGCCATGGCGGCACGAGATACTATGACTTGCGCCCGGGAACTGGCAAAATAAACACGCCCAGCTCGCTGCTGGCTAGAGAGCTAAAGGGCCGGCATCTGCAGATGATTGCCATTGGAGGGTCCATCGGGACGGGTTTGTTCGTTGCCTCTGGCAAGACATTGAGCGACGGCGGACCGGCGAGTGTGTTGATTGCCTATCTCATCATTGGCGTCATGCTGTTTTGCACGATACAGGCCTTGGGCGAGCTGGCTGTCATTTTCCCCGTAGCCGgatccttctcggccttctcgACGAGATTCTTGGATCCAAGTTGGGGATTTGCTATGGGGTGGAA CTACGCTCTGCAATGGATCGGGGTACTACCACTTGAAGTATTAGCCGGCGCCATGACAATAGGATACTGGAATAAAGAAATCAACAAAGCCATATTCGTCACCATTTTCCTggtcatcatcttcgtcatcAATCTTTTTGGCGCAAAAGGATACGGCGAGGCAGAGTTCATCTTTGCCATCATCAAAGTTACCGCGGTGGTAGGATTCAT CCTTTTAGGTATCGTCATCAACATAGGCGGCACCCCTACCGAAGGCTACATCGGCGGCAAATACTGGGAGGACCCCGGTGCCTTCCACAACGGCTTCAAAGGTCTCTGCTCCGTCTTCGTCACCGCCGCCTTCGCCTTCGCCGGCACTGAACTCGTTGGCCTGGCAGCCGCCGAGACCGCCAACCCGCGCAAATCGCTCCCCACCGCCATCAAGCAGGTTTTCTGGCGTATTTCGCTCTTCTATATCGTTAGTATGACGCTCGTCGGTCTGCTCGTCCCCTACAACGAGCCTCGTCTCCTCAACGCCCAAAACATTGCCGACGCTTCCGCCTCGCCTTTTGTCATCGCCATCGAATCCGCCGGCGCTACGGTCCTCCCCTCCGTCATGAACGGCGTTATTCTCATCTCGGTCATCTCCGTCGGTAACTCCGCCGTCTACGGCTCCTCGCGCACTTTGGCTGCCCTGGCCGAACTAGGCCAAGCCCCCGCCATCCTCGCCTACGTCGACCGCCGCGGCCGTCCCATCGTCGCCATCCTCGTCACCATGGCCGTCGGCCTGCTCGCGTACCTGGGCGACGTCCCCTCGCAGAAAAACATATTTGACTGGCTCCTGGCCATCTCAGGCCTGTCCTCCATCTTGACCTGGGCATCCACCTGTCTCGCGCACATCCGTCTGCGCAAAGCGTGGGCGTACAACCACCGCTCGGTGCAAGACATTGCCTTTAAAGCACAGGGCGGCGTGATTGGTTCGTGGATCGGGTTTGTTCTTAATGTTCTGGTGTTGGTGACACAGATATGGGTGTCGATCGACCCGCTCCACCAGGGCGACACACCGTTGACGACCAAAGAGCGGGTGCGCAGTTTCTTTGTGAGCTGCTTGGCGATTCCGGTGGTGTTGATTTGTACGATTGTGCATAAGTGGTACTATAAGACGAAGTGGGTAAGGATCGAGGATATGGATGTGGACACGGGAAGGCGAGATTTTGGACGGTTGGGCATTATCAAGGcccaggagaaggaggagaggatggggtGGCCGAGGTGGAAGCGGGTTTACCGGTTTATGTGCTGA